The Hyphomonas sediminis genome contains a region encoding:
- a CDS encoding DEAD/DEAH box helicase: MTKVNMTDFASFGFTSRLLSTLTNSGYTAPTPIQTQAIPLVMEGRDIIGLAQTGTGKTLAFAAPILNRISRAGGPAPARGTRALILAPTRELAGQIADSFNTYGAGLGLRVVMVCGGAKIGGQIRQLQRGAHVLVATPGRLIDLMEQGAVTLQGVETLVLDEADQMLDLGFIHALRKIARALPAKRQTLLFSATMPKTVEALAASYLTNPAEVSVTPPSAPGERIEHRVAFVEQSEKLNLLAETIRSPDLKSAIVFVRTKHGADGVVRKLAKLDIDSVAIHGNKSQNQRVKALESFRGGRVPILVATDIAARGIHIDDLGHVVNYDLPDVPEQFVHRIGRTARAGASGVAVSFVSKDERQMLRAIEKLTGLKLAPKDHAGDDAPRSEGRAKPAARRGGGRGERPERSERRPEGRNQSRGEGRSEGRSENRGGQQSPRRPKWRPEEQPRQRGERPEGGERDGAPRARSEHKPSHKQGQGAGQYSGQKSGQRSEQRSDQRSGDKFGQRQGQGQGQRQGQGASQKAAYAGERSRGPRDGGGPKRPGGNNPRRGKSYTNA; this comes from the coding sequence ATGACGAAAGTAAACATGACCGATTTTGCATCATTCGGCTTTACCAGCCGACTCCTCTCGACTCTGACCAATTCGGGCTACACCGCCCCCACCCCGATCCAGACCCAGGCCATTCCGCTGGTGATGGAAGGACGCGACATCATCGGCCTGGCCCAGACGGGCACGGGCAAGACGCTGGCCTTTGCCGCGCCGATCCTCAACCGTATCAGCCGCGCCGGCGGCCCGGCACCGGCCCGCGGCACGCGCGCGCTGATCCTGGCGCCGACGCGCGAACTGGCCGGGCAGATTGCCGACTCCTTCAACACCTATGGCGCAGGCCTTGGCCTGCGCGTGGTGATGGTGTGCGGCGGCGCAAAGATCGGCGGCCAGATCCGCCAGCTGCAGCGCGGCGCGCATGTGCTGGTGGCAACGCCGGGCCGCCTGATCGACCTGATGGAACAGGGCGCCGTAACCCTGCAGGGCGTTGAAACGCTGGTGCTGGACGAAGCCGACCAGATGCTGGACCTGGGCTTCATCCATGCGCTGCGCAAGATTGCGCGCGCCCTGCCCGCCAAGCGCCAGACGCTGCTGTTTTCCGCCACCATGCCGAAGACGGTGGAGGCGCTGGCCGCTTCCTACCTCACCAATCCGGCAGAAGTTTCCGTGACCCCGCCGTCTGCACCCGGCGAGCGCATTGAGCACCGCGTGGCCTTTGTGGAGCAATCGGAGAAGCTGAACCTTCTGGCCGAGACCATCCGCAGCCCGGACCTCAAATCGGCTATCGTCTTTGTACGCACCAAACATGGCGCCGACGGCGTTGTGCGCAAGCTGGCGAAGCTGGACATCGACTCAGTCGCCATCCACGGCAACAAGAGCCAGAACCAGCGCGTGAAGGCGCTCGAGTCCTTCCGGGGTGGCCGCGTGCCGATCCTGGTGGCGACCGACATTGCCGCGCGCGGCATTCACATCGACGATCTTGGCCATGTCGTGAACTACGACCTGCCGGATGTGCCCGAACAGTTCGTGCACCGCATTGGCCGCACGGCCCGCGCCGGCGCAAGCGGCGTGGCGGTTTCCTTCGTTTCGAAGGATGAGCGCCAGATGCTGCGCGCGATCGAGAAGCTGACCGGCCTGAAGCTGGCACCCAAGGATCACGCAGGCGACGACGCGCCACGCAGCGAAGGCCGCGCCAAGCCAGCGGCGCGCCGTGGCGGCGGACGCGGTGAACGCCCTGAGCGTTCCGAGCGTCGCCCGGAAGGCAGAAACCAGAGCCGTGGCGAAGGCCGCAGCGAAGGCAGAAGCGAAAACCGGGGTGGCCAGCAAAGCCCGCGCCGTCCGAAATGGCGCCCTGAGGAACAGCCCCGCCAACGCGGCGAGCGCCCCGAAGGCGGCGAGCGTGACGGCGCCCCGCGCGCCCGTTCCGAGCACAAACCTTCTCACAAGCAAGGCCAGGGCGCGGGTCAATATTCCGGCCAGAAATCCGGCCAGCGGTCTGAACAAAGATCGGACCAGCGGTCTGGCGACAAGTTCGGCCAGCGGCAGGGCCAAGGACAGGGCCAACGTCAGGGACAGGGCGCTTCGCAGAAAGCGGCCTATGCCGGCGAGCGCAGCCGTGGCCCACGCGATGGCGGCGGGCCGAAACGCCCCGGCGGCAACAACCCGCGCCGCGGCAAATCCTACACCAACGCCTGA
- a CDS encoding TauD/TfdA dioxygenase family protein, translating to MHLTVTPSDMSCGAMVRGADLSQPLTSAQAAEIRDIWLKHQVVCFPDQALSDDDLERFTLAFGPFGDDPFIAPIPGRKHIIAVKRAAGETSPIFAESWHSDWSFQATPPAGTCLYGITIPPEGGDTLFVNQIKALEQMPDDLRRRIEGRKAIHSAKNAYSPKGMYGAGDTGRSMDIRASDEAEASHAHPFIRVHPETGKESLFGCAGYIVGVEGMAQQEAWDLVTEVYRWQTRPEFQYRHTWQKGMLLMWDNRSTLHMATGGYAGHDRLLHRTTIGSA from the coding sequence ATGCACCTGACTGTGACCCCGTCGGATATGTCCTGTGGCGCGATGGTGCGCGGGGCGGACCTTTCGCAGCCTCTGACCAGCGCGCAGGCGGCCGAGATCCGCGACATCTGGCTGAAGCATCAGGTGGTGTGTTTTCCCGATCAGGCGCTCAGCGATGACGATCTGGAGCGCTTCACCCTGGCCTTCGGGCCGTTTGGCGATGACCCGTTCATTGCGCCCATACCGGGCCGCAAACACATCATTGCGGTGAAGCGGGCGGCGGGTGAAACCTCGCCCATCTTTGCCGAGAGCTGGCATTCGGACTGGAGCTTCCAGGCGACGCCGCCGGCAGGCACCTGCCTTTATGGCATCACCATACCGCCGGAGGGCGGGGACACGCTTTTTGTCAACCAGATCAAGGCGCTGGAACAGATGCCGGACGATCTGCGCCGGCGCATCGAGGGCCGAAAGGCCATTCACTCGGCGAAGAATGCGTATTCGCCCAAGGGCATGTATGGCGCGGGCGACACAGGCCGCAGCATGGACATTCGCGCCTCCGACGAGGCCGAGGCGAGCCATGCCCACCCCTTCATCCGTGTGCATCCGGAGACGGGAAAGGAGAGCCTGTTTGGCTGCGCGGGCTATATCGTCGGCGTGGAGGGCATGGCGCAGCAGGAGGCGTGGGATCTCGTCACCGAGGTCTATCGCTGGCAGACGCGGCCGGAATTCCAGTATCGCCACACATGGCAGAAGGGCATGCTGCTGATGTGGGATAACCGCTCGACGCTGCATATGGCGACCGGGGGATATGCAGGCCATGACCGGCTGTTGCACCGGACCACAATCGGGTCTGCCTGA
- a CDS encoding replication-associated recombination protein A: protein MSDLFSAAGLDEEAPRPLADRLRPKKLSEVVGQGHLIGIDGPIGAMLSHRRLVSMILWGPPGVGKTTIARLLAQETDLEFEALSAIFSGVKDLRAAFDRAEARRKIGKGTLLFVDEIHRFNRSQQDGFLPFVESGIVTLIGATTENPSFELNGALLSRCQVMVLRRLEDADMRELMSRAEQEMRRRIPVVPEAREAIIRMADGDGRYLLNLVEQCYAMRGEPGLLSLEELSAGLQKRAVAYDKDREEHYNLISALHKSVRGSDPDAALYWFARMLEGGEDPLFIARRLVRMASEDIGLADPTALMIAGEAARTYERLGSPEGELALAHAVIHLATAPKSNAAYVAYKAARRAAAETGSLMPPKHILNAPTSMMKDQGYGSGYVYDHDTEEGFSGQDYFPEGMRRPQFYAPKGEGRERPIAEQLARFAAMRKPRRDG, encoded by the coding sequence ATGAGCGATCTTTTTTCTGCCGCCGGTCTTGATGAGGAAGCGCCCCGCCCGCTGGCGGACAGGCTGCGCCCGAAGAAGTTGTCTGAAGTTGTCGGGCAGGGGCATCTCATCGGCATCGACGGGCCAATCGGCGCGATGCTCAGCCATCGCCGCCTCGTCTCGATGATCCTCTGGGGGCCGCCCGGCGTCGGCAAGACGACCATCGCCCGCCTGCTGGCGCAGGAGACCGATCTCGAATTCGAGGCGCTCTCGGCCATCTTCTCCGGCGTGAAGGATCTGCGCGCCGCGTTCGACCGGGCCGAGGCCCGCCGCAAGATCGGCAAGGGCACGCTGCTCTTTGTGGACGAGATTCACCGCTTCAACCGCTCCCAGCAGGACGGCTTCCTCCCCTTCGTGGAAAGCGGCATCGTCACCCTGATCGGGGCGACGACCGAGAATCCGAGTTTCGAGCTTAACGGCGCGCTTCTCTCGCGCTGCCAGGTGATGGTGCTGCGCCGCCTGGAAGACGCAGACATGCGCGAGCTTATGTCCCGCGCCGAGCAGGAAATGCGCCGCCGCATCCCTGTGGTGCCCGAGGCGCGCGAAGCCATTATCCGCATGGCCGATGGCGATGGGCGATACCTGCTGAACCTTGTCGAACAATGCTATGCCATGCGCGGCGAGCCCGGCCTCCTCTCGCTGGAGGAGCTGTCAGCGGGCCTGCAGAAGCGCGCTGTCGCATATGACAAGGACCGGGAAGAGCATTACAATCTCATCTCCGCCCTGCACAAATCCGTTCGCGGATCAGATCCGGATGCCGCGCTTTACTGGTTTGCGCGGATGCTGGAAGGGGGCGAAGACCCGCTCTTCATCGCCCGCCGCCTCGTGCGCATGGCGAGCGAGGATATCGGCCTGGCCGACCCCACGGCGCTGATGATCGCAGGCGAAGCAGCCCGCACCTATGAGCGCCTTGGTTCGCCCGAGGGGGAGCTGGCGCTGGCCCATGCCGTCATCCATCTGGCCACGGCGCCCAAATCGAACGCGGCCTATGTTGCCTACAAGGCCGCCCGCCGCGCCGCTGCCGAAACCGGCAGCCTGATGCCGCCCAAGCACATCCTCAACGCGCCCACTTCGATGATGAAGGATCAGGGGTATGGTTCGGGATATGTTTATGATCACGATACGGAAGAAGGCTTTTCCGGACAGGATTACTTCCCCGAAGGCATGAGGCGCCCCCAATTCTACGCCCCCAAAGGCGAAGGCCGCGAACGCCCCATCGCCGAGCAACTGGCGCGGTTTGCCGCCATGCGAAAGCCGCGACGTGATGGCTGA
- a CDS encoding aminoglycoside phosphotransferase family protein has product MAEEGSAISLDPAIAARLIVSRFPELSGEKITPLPAEGTDNHIFRIGAHLCARFPKVPWAVATARREAAVLPRFSASPVAVPGVYGIGDPGGEYPHHWSVLSWLPGEPLGAARLADPERAARELAAFFGFLRAQPVDADFRYGAENNWRGGPLALRAEAFDAALARLPNVDAGWAQRLWSAAVEQRAPGAQAWLHGDVHPGNILTVDGSISGIIDWGICGVGDAACDLLSAWAVFDAPARSVFRAALGASDEEWLRGAGWALSMAVIYLPYAYENGLRSDMSERMLARLKEEFG; this is encoded by the coding sequence ATGGCTGAAGAAGGCTCGGCCATCAGTCTTGATCCAGCCATTGCCGCTCGATTGATTGTCTCCCGGTTTCCTGAGCTTTCCGGCGAGAAAATCACTCCTTTGCCCGCGGAGGGCACGGACAACCACATCTTCCGTATTGGCGCGCATCTGTGTGCCCGGTTTCCAAAAGTGCCTTGGGCCGTCGCAACTGCCCGTCGGGAAGCCGCAGTCCTGCCGAGGTTTTCAGCCTCGCCGGTCGCGGTGCCGGGCGTTTATGGCATCGGTGATCCGGGCGGGGAATATCCCCACCATTGGTCTGTGCTAAGCTGGCTTCCGGGTGAGCCTCTGGGCGCGGCCCGGTTGGCCGATCCGGAGCGCGCCGCGCGAGAGCTTGCGGCATTTTTCGGATTTCTGCGCGCTCAGCCTGTTGACGCGGATTTCCGGTATGGCGCGGAAAACAACTGGCGCGGCGGGCCTTTGGCGCTGCGCGCCGAGGCGTTTGATGCCGCGCTTGCCCGCTTGCCGAATGTGGACGCAGGATGGGCGCAGCGCCTTTGGTCAGCGGCGGTTGAGCAGCGCGCTCCGGGCGCGCAAGCCTGGCTGCATGGGGATGTTCACCCGGGAAATATTCTGACCGTAGACGGAAGTATTTCCGGGATTATCGATTGGGGGATTTGCGGCGTTGGCGATGCGGCTTGCGACCTGCTGAGCGCCTGGGCCGTCTTTGACGCCCCTGCACGAAGCGTCTTCCGCGCGGCGCTGGGGGCCAGCGATGAAGAATGGCTCCGCGGGGCGGGGTGGGCTCTGTCGATGGCTGTGATTTACCTGCCATATGCATATGAAAACGGATTACGCTCGGATATGTCCGAAAGAATGCTGGCGCGGTTGAAGGAAGAGTTCGGATGA
- a CDS encoding RluA family pseudouridine synthase → MTRNRDIPALSAEAAAFARSLIIHEDKSVLGFNKPSGLASQGGGGVGQSLDDLLWAFARSNGKRPRLVHRLDLGTSGVIIAARTQPAAAFLSEAFAGRDAKKTYLALVKGTFSPTDEGVIDAPLVKVEEGGRPRMILARPGRKGAQAARTGWRVLAREGNFALLQLAPETGRMHQIRVHLMSLGCPILGDALYGEGQATGARVMLHAARLEVPHPDGGTLVLEAPPPEDFQIAAARCGLQSGLK, encoded by the coding sequence ATGACCCGCAATCGAGACATCCCGGCGCTCAGCGCAGAGGCGGCCGCTTTCGCGCGTTCACTCATCATCCATGAAGATAAATCCGTGCTCGGCTTTAACAAGCCTTCTGGCCTTGCCTCTCAGGGTGGCGGCGGCGTCGGCCAGTCGCTGGACGATCTCTTGTGGGCATTCGCGAGGTCAAACGGCAAACGCCCGCGCCTTGTTCACAGGCTGGATCTTGGCACATCCGGCGTGATCATCGCCGCGCGCACCCAGCCTGCCGCTGCCTTCCTGTCGGAAGCCTTTGCCGGACGGGACGCGAAGAAAACTTATCTAGCATTGGTGAAAGGAACATTTTCGCCTACGGATGAAGGTGTCATCGACGCGCCGCTGGTGAAAGTGGAAGAGGGCGGGCGCCCCCGCATGATCCTCGCCCGGCCGGGCCGCAAGGGCGCGCAGGCCGCCCGCACGGGCTGGCGCGTTCTGGCGCGGGAGGGCAACTTCGCGCTGCTGCAGCTCGCGCCGGAAACCGGCCGCATGCACCAGATACGCGTGCATTTGATGTCGCTCGGCTGTCCCATCCTCGGCGACGCGCTGTATGGGGAAGGGCAGGCGACTGGCGCGCGTGTCATGCTGCATGCCGCGCGGCTGGAGGTTCCCCATCCTGATGGCGGAACGCTGGTATTGGAAGCGCCGCCGCCGGAAGATTTCCAGATCGCTGCGGCGCGCTGTGGGCTTCAGTCCGGCTTGAAATAG
- a CDS encoding NAD-dependent epimerase/dehydratase family protein: MKILVTGAAGFIGNEIALRLLEEGHTVTGVDCFTPYYDPKLKEARAARLTGYEGFRMERIRVEDAEAMEAVFRRDEPEIVVHFAAQAGVRYSLDHPRDYVDSNVVGSFNVIEFSRRYGARHLVLASTSSAYGANETYPFHERDAAPYPLTIYAATKLASELIAHSHAHLYGVPTTALRFFTVYGPWGRPDMALYKFTDCVFKGQPIDVFNHGDLIRDFTYIGDLVESIRRLMDTPPVAGQKVIEADSVSPVAPFRMVNIGNAKPVRLLDYIDAIEEATGRKAIMNMLDMQPGDVKQTFADVSLLKALTGYTPNTDYRKGVARFVDWYRGYFKPD; the protein is encoded by the coding sequence ATGAAGATCCTGGTCACCGGCGCTGCCGGCTTCATCGGAAACGAGATCGCCCTCCGTCTGCTTGAGGAAGGCCATACCGTCACCGGTGTCGACTGCTTCACCCCCTATTACGATCCGAAACTGAAAGAAGCCCGCGCCGCCCGCCTGACCGGCTATGAAGGCTTCCGAATGGAACGCATCCGCGTCGAAGATGCCGAGGCGATGGAAGCTGTGTTTCGCCGGGACGAGCCGGAAATCGTGGTTCACTTCGCCGCCCAGGCCGGCGTGCGCTACAGCCTCGATCATCCGCGCGACTATGTGGATTCCAATGTCGTCGGCTCGTTCAATGTCATCGAATTCTCGCGCCGCTATGGCGCTCGGCATCTCGTGCTGGCGTCCACCAGCTCCGCCTACGGCGCCAATGAGACCTATCCCTTCCATGAACGTGATGCAGCGCCCTACCCGCTGACAATCTATGCGGCCACGAAGCTGGCGAGCGAGCTGATCGCGCACAGCCATGCCCACCTTTACGGCGTGCCGACGACGGCACTGCGCTTCTTCACCGTCTATGGCCCCTGGGGCCGACCGGACATGGCGCTCTACAAGTTCACCGATTGCGTCTTCAAGGGCCAGCCTATCGACGTGTTCAATCACGGCGACCTGATCCGCGATTTCACCTATATTGGCGACCTCGTGGAATCCATCCGTCGCCTGATGGATACGCCCCCAGTGGCGGGGCAGAAGGTGATCGAAGCCGACTCCGTCTCGCCGGTTGCGCCCTTCCGCATGGTCAATATCGGCAATGCCAAACCGGTGCGTCTGCTGGACTATATTGATGCCATCGAAGAAGCCACTGGCCGCAAGGCCATCATGAACATGCTGGACATGCAGCCGGGCGATGTGAAGCAGACCTTCGCAGATGTCAGCCTCCTGAAGGCGCTGACCGGATATACGCCGAATACGGACTATCGCAAGGGCGTTGCCCGTTTCGTGGACTGGTATCGCGGCTATTTCAAGCCGGACTGA